The Anaerolineae bacterium genome includes a region encoding these proteins:
- a CDS encoding 4Fe-4S binding protein codes for MLQVAGYAAIIVVVIVVALVALWLFGERGRLLRPSTRAYLQALGGWRQIFSKRFWEGYAYMRWSEQYINWSRRWLFPRVRDGGPENPLWATVYHGKIMPVEAAKALISIEQPVPLQPLEQIIPYTTARDIVLSGPPEVAVYECPCRAGVENPCQPTQVCMVVGQPFVDFILEHNPASSRRITTAEALALLDAEHARGHIHAAYFKDVMLERFYAICNCCSCCCGGIQAMRERGVPMVIPSGYVARVNAEACLGCGTCEASCPFNAITVSAHAEVNWSACMGCGVCEGQCPEGAIALVLDAGKGQPLDVHRLRREAGQPV; via the coding sequence ATGCTGCAGGTGGCAGGCTACGCCGCGATCATCGTTGTTGTCATCGTTGTCGCCCTGGTTGCGCTGTGGCTGTTCGGGGAGCGTGGCCGCCTGTTGCGCCCCTCTACACGGGCCTACCTGCAGGCCCTCGGCGGCTGGCGGCAGATCTTCAGCAAGCGGTTCTGGGAAGGCTACGCCTATATGCGCTGGTCGGAGCAGTACATCAACTGGTCGCGGCGCTGGCTTTTCCCCCGCGTACGGGATGGTGGGCCGGAAAACCCACTGTGGGCGACAGTCTATCACGGCAAGATCATGCCGGTTGAGGCCGCCAAGGCGTTGATCAGCATCGAGCAACCTGTCCCGTTGCAGCCGCTGGAGCAGATCATCCCCTATACCACGGCACGGGATATCGTCCTCAGCGGCCCGCCGGAGGTTGCCGTCTACGAGTGCCCGTGCCGGGCCGGGGTGGAGAATCCCTGCCAGCCGACGCAGGTGTGTATGGTAGTCGGCCAGCCGTTTGTCGACTTCATCCTAGAGCACAACCCGGCCAGTAGCCGCCGGATCACGACCGCCGAGGCGCTGGCTCTGCTGGATGCCGAGCATGCTCGCGGTCACATCCATGCCGCTTACTTTAAAGATGTCATGCTGGAACGCTTCTATGCCATTTGCAACTGCTGCTCATGCTGCTGTGGCGGCATCCAGGCCATGCGCGAGCGCGGCGTGCCGATGGTCATCCCCTCCGGTTATGTCGCCCGCGTCAACGCTGAAGCCTGCCTGGGCTGCGGCACCTGTGAGGCCAGTTGCCCCTTCAACGCCATCACCGTCAGCGCCCATGCCGAGGTCAACTGGTCAGCGTGCATGGGCTGCGGCGTGTGTGAAGGGCAATGCCCGGAAGGCGCGATCGCGCTTGTCCTGGACGCGGGCAAAGGCCAGCCGCTGGACGTTCACCGCCTGCGCCGGGAGGCCGGGCAGCCCGTCTGA
- a CDS encoding arginase family protein, which yields MAGYVCIGVPHFIGRLVAGRTEVNQIKASGFAAEIGAPWVDVTPDFSSGIDPVAAVNIALAEAVSAHAGDIPLIFAADCVSCLGAMKGLERHAPAIVWFDAHGDFNTPQTTPSGFLGGMPLAMLVGRGDLRLLRALDLQPVAEQDVILTDARDLDPLESIALRGSQVRHLLKVRELLTAPLPDRPLYVHLDTDVIDPAEMPGLGYPAPAGPSVEMVEAALRRVVREGQPIGILFSLWNATLTDDPRALATTLRLARAFVNEVNHRAG from the coding sequence ATGGCCGGCTATGTCTGTATCGGGGTACCGCATTTTATCGGCAGGCTGGTGGCGGGTCGTACGGAAGTCAACCAGATCAAAGCCAGCGGGTTCGCGGCGGAAATCGGCGCGCCCTGGGTGGATGTGACTCCGGACTTTAGCTCCGGCATCGATCCGGTCGCCGCTGTCAACATCGCGCTGGCGGAAGCGGTCAGCGCCCACGCCGGGGACATCCCGCTGATCTTCGCCGCCGATTGCGTCAGCTGCCTGGGGGCGATGAAGGGCCTGGAGCGTCATGCACCGGCGATTGTCTGGTTTGATGCGCACGGTGACTTCAACACGCCGCAGACCACGCCGAGCGGCTTCCTGGGCGGGATGCCGCTGGCGATGCTGGTAGGGCGCGGTGACCTGCGACTGCTGCGGGCGCTCGATTTGCAGCCTGTCGCCGAGCAGGACGTCATCCTGACCGACGCGCGCGATCTCGACCCGCTGGAAAGTATCGCCCTGCGCGGCAGCCAGGTCAGGCATCTGCTGAAGGTCCGGGAACTGCTGACAGCTCCCCTGCCGGATAGACCGTTGTATGTGCATCTGGATACCGATGTGATCGATCCGGCGGAGATGCCCGGCCTGGGTTATCCGGCTCCGGCTGGCCCGTCGGTGGAGATGGTGGAGGCGGCGTTGCGCCGGGTGGTCCGCGAAGGCCAGCCGATCGGTATTCTGTTCAGCCTGTGGAACGCGACACTGACCGACGATCCGCGCGCGCTGGCGACGACCCTGCGCCTGGCGCGGGCCTTTGTGAACGAGGTTAATCACCGGGCGGGGTAG
- a CDS encoding redoxin domain-containing protein, with translation MDLQNDAAFQSLGVAVLSIAFDSAEEQAAGAAELGITDVPLLVDADHRVSEAYNVLQWAVRTGEPGHTFILVDAAGKIAWIRDYGAAENGGLMYVPVADLSAQISAALGS, from the coding sequence GTGGACCTGCAAAACGATGCAGCGTTTCAGTCGCTGGGGGTCGCCGTCCTGAGCATCGCCTTTGACAGCGCGGAAGAGCAGGCCGCCGGCGCAGCGGAACTGGGCATCACCGACGTGCCGCTGCTGGTAGACGCCGATCATCGCGTGTCGGAGGCTTATAATGTGTTGCAGTGGGCCGTCCGCACCGGTGAACCGGGCCATACCTTCATCCTCGTGGACGCGGCGGGCAAGATCGCCTGGATCCGCGACTATGGTGCAGCAGAAAACGGCGGCCTGATGTACGTACCGGTGGCTGATCTCAGCGCCCAGATCAGCGCCGCGCTGGGCAGTTAG
- the dnaB gene encoding replicative DNA helicase, with the protein MTDRDAAYPPAAADSSADSAALRAFRDADTLDLAPHSVEAEEAVLGSILMNPEALHEVRTFLTPEDFFILRHGWIYEAMLRLSDRDDAIDVRTLAEELRAQGRLEDIGGEAYLNYLPTTMPTALHAEVYGHIVERAAIRRRLLGAAGEIANLAQDTERDINEVIDQSESALFTVTERRLHQELVPMQVAISQYFDRIEHLRGSETESLGVPTGFYDLDKLLGGLQKSDLIIVAGRPGMGKTSFLLTLALNAARQGSARVAIFSMEMSNEQLVQRMIATETGISSQDLRLGKIGDAEWARFVEATGNMSALRIYLDDSPALSAMQLRTKCRRLYREHGLDLIIVDYLQLMNAGRSLGRDTNRVQEITYISRALKELARELNVPLLSAAQLSRAVEQRQDKRPQLSDLRESGCLSGETPVILAASGETVPIAALAGRAGFAVLALNEATMALEPAIVSRAFCTGVKPVYRLITGQGRAIRATANHRFRTPGGWQRLDALRVGERLAVPVMEAVPALAGAAPVCADVAWDTISAIEPDGQAEVFDLTVPGHHSFVAGDFVVHNSIEQDADIVMFIYRDEVYHEDTEHPGEADVIVAKHRNGPTGTITLLFRKELTKFVNIRKQNVNLKDI; encoded by the coding sequence ATGACTGACCGGGATGCTGCTTACCCACCTGCTGCAGCCGATTCTTCCGCCGACTCTGCGGCGCTGCGGGCCTTTCGCGACGCCGATACGCTTGACCTGGCCCCTCACAGCGTTGAGGCGGAGGAGGCCGTCCTCGGCTCAATCCTGATGAATCCGGAAGCCCTGCACGAGGTCCGAACCTTCCTCACACCGGAGGATTTTTTCATCCTCCGCCATGGCTGGATCTACGAGGCGATGCTGCGTCTGAGCGACCGCGATGACGCCATCGATGTGCGCACCCTGGCCGAAGAACTGCGCGCCCAGGGCCGTCTGGAAGATATCGGCGGGGAGGCTTACCTGAACTACCTGCCGACGACCATGCCAACCGCCCTGCACGCCGAGGTCTACGGCCACATCGTCGAGCGCGCCGCGATCCGTCGCCGCCTGCTGGGCGCCGCTGGAGAGATCGCTAATCTGGCTCAGGATACTGAGCGCGACATCAACGAGGTCATCGACCAGTCGGAATCGGCGCTCTTCACCGTTACCGAGCGGCGGCTGCACCAGGAACTGGTGCCCATGCAGGTGGCGATCAGCCAGTACTTCGACCGTATCGAGCACCTGCGCGGAAGCGAAACCGAGTCCCTGGGGGTCCCCACCGGTTTCTATGACCTGGATAAGCTGCTGGGTGGGCTGCAGAAAAGCGACCTGATCATTGTGGCGGGGCGGCCCGGCATGGGCAAGACGTCCTTCCTGCTAACACTGGCCCTCAACGCTGCCCGGCAGGGTTCGGCCCGGGTGGCCATCTTCAGCATGGAGATGAGCAACGAGCAGCTCGTCCAGCGCATGATTGCCACGGAAACAGGCATCAGTTCTCAGGACCTGCGCCTGGGCAAGATCGGCGATGCGGAGTGGGCACGTTTCGTGGAAGCGACAGGCAACATGAGCGCCCTGCGCATCTACCTGGACGATTCGCCCGCCCTCAGCGCCATGCAACTGCGCACCAAGTGCCGCCGTCTCTACCGCGAACACGGCCTCGACCTGATCATCGTCGATTACCTGCAACTGATGAACGCCGGGCGCTCCCTGGGCCGCGACACCAACCGCGTGCAGGAGATCACCTACATCAGCCGCGCCCTTAAGGAACTGGCCCGCGAGTTGAACGTCCCGCTGCTGTCAGCGGCGCAGCTCAGTCGCGCTGTGGAACAGCGTCAGGACAAGCGTCCTCAGCTCTCCGACCTGCGTGAATCGGGTTGTTTGAGCGGGGAGACACCCGTGATCCTGGCTGCCAGCGGGGAGACCGTCCCGATCGCGGCGCTGGCGGGGCGCGCCGGGTTTGCCGTGCTGGCCCTCAACGAGGCGACGATGGCCCTGGAGCCGGCGATCGTCAGCCGGGCCTTTTGCACCGGCGTCAAGCCGGTCTACCGGCTGATCACCGGACAGGGGCGTGCCATCCGGGCAACGGCCAACCATCGCTTCCGTACGCCGGGTGGCTGGCAGCGGCTGGACGCGCTGCGCGTGGGGGAACGGCTGGCCGTGCCGGTGATGGAGGCCGTACCTGCGCTGGCAGGCGCGGCGCCGGTCTGTGCTGATGTGGCCTGGGACACGATCAGCGCCATTGAGCCGGATGGCCAGGCCGAGGTCTTTGACCTGACTGTGCCCGGTCACCACAGCTTTGTCGCCGGGGACTTCGTCGTCCACAACTCGATTGAGCAGGACGCCGATATCGTCATGTTCATCTACCGCGATGAGGTTTACCATGAAGATACCGAGCATCCCGGCGAAGCGGATGTGATCGTCGCCAAGCATCGCAACGGCCCAACCGGGACGATCACCCTGTTGTTCCGTAAGGAGCTGACCAAGTTCGTGAATATCCGCAAGCAGAACGTCAACCTGAAGGATATCTGA
- a CDS encoding SDR family NAD(P)-dependent oxidoreductase, whose product MRIVWLLISAALGWWALRPAARQPVVTLRGRTVIISGEDSAIRRAIAAAFAARGARVFVAEPDAPPEQVVRDALARFRRLDALVNIAGRGPGGLAVDVDAAALRAAAEVGLFRAARLTQESLPVLLRQGRGHIVNVGSVAGNFPTPALAVASGLGAGMAAFTDALRREVDDRGVRVSLVLAGEGGAPGALADPAPEAAARAAVDAVRYGRRTVVAGGGAMGARAAAAQWLERLAPGLADLYWRWMLTPEVIARLDDRLTG is encoded by the coding sequence ATGCGAATAGTGTGGCTGTTGATCAGCGCGGCGCTGGGCTGGTGGGCACTGCGGCCTGCCGCACGCCAGCCCGTCGTGACGTTGCGGGGCCGCACTGTGATCATCAGCGGCGAGGATTCCGCCATCCGGCGGGCCATTGCCGCTGCTTTCGCTGCCAGGGGGGCGCGGGTATTTGTCGCCGAACCGGATGCGCCGCCGGAGCAGGTGGTGCGGGATGCGCTGGCGCGCTTCCGACGGCTGGATGCGCTGGTCAACATCGCCGGGCGCGGCCCCGGCGGGCTGGCGGTTGACGTGGATGCAGCGGCGCTGCGGGCGGCGGCGGAGGTCGGTCTTTTCCGTGCTGCCCGGCTGACGCAGGAAAGCCTGCCCGTTCTGCTCCGCCAGGGGCGCGGGCACATCGTCAACGTGGGCAGCGTGGCAGGCAACTTCCCCACGCCAGCGCTGGCCGTCGCCAGCGGGCTGGGCGCGGGGATGGCCGCTTTTACCGATGCCCTGCGCCGCGAGGTGGATGATCGCGGCGTGCGCGTCTCGCTGGTGCTGGCCGGGGAGGGTGGCGCGCCCGGCGCTCTGGCTGACCCCGCGCCGGAGGCAGCGGCCAGAGCTGCCGTTGACGCGGTGCGCTATGGGCGGCGGACGGTTGTCGCTGGCGGCGGAGCGATGGGGGCACGGGCGGCGGCGGCGCAGTGGCTGGAGCGGCTGGCCCCTGGGCTGGCTGACCTGTACTGGCGCTGGATGCTCACGCCGGAGGTCATCGCCCGGCTGGATGACCGTCTAACCGGCTGA
- a CDS encoding ATP-binding protein gives MRFDTWDPRPELPKKDHENLRRAFEWARRYAENPQGWLVLTGTYGCGKTHLAAAIANHRQSNGESVVFVTVPDLLDHLRATFSPSSTVSYDRLFQDVRNAGLLVLDDLGVENASPWAREKLFQIIDYRYRARLATVITMSRPLDEIDERLASRIGDPSRGVVFAITATSYRGRKPSSSGRSGRGRASAG, from the coding sequence ATGCGCTTTGATACCTGGGACCCACGCCCCGAATTGCCCAAGAAGGATCATGAGAATCTGCGTCGGGCCTTTGAGTGGGCACGCCGCTATGCCGAAAACCCGCAGGGCTGGCTGGTCCTGACCGGCACGTATGGCTGTGGCAAGACGCACCTGGCTGCAGCTATCGCCAACCACCGCCAGTCGAATGGCGAGAGCGTGGTTTTCGTCACCGTGCCGGATCTGCTCGATCATCTGCGGGCGACCTTCAGCCCCAGCAGTACGGTCAGCTATGACCGGCTGTTCCAGGACGTGCGCAATGCTGGCCTGCTTGTCCTGGACGATCTGGGGGTGGAGAACGCCTCCCCCTGGGCGCGGGAGAAGCTCTTCCAGATCATCGATTACCGTTACCGGGCGCGGCTGGCAACCGTGATCACCATGTCCCGCCCGCTGGACGAGATCGACGAACGCCTGGCCAGCCGCATCGGCGATCCCTCGCGTGGGGTAGTCTTCGCCATCACCGCCACCAGCTACCGGGGCCGCAAGCCGTCGAGCAGCGGTCGCAGCGGGCGGGGGCGCGCCAGCGCCGGCTGA
- a CDS encoding redoxin domain-containing protein, whose translation MSIPLRARLVAALSILMGILLAGCASTPEGIAVGAAAPDFTLPAADGRQIALADYRGQPVLLFFHMAIG comes from the coding sequence TTGAGCATCCCTCTCCGGGCGCGGCTGGTCGCCGCGCTCAGCATCCTGATGGGCATCCTCCTGGCGGGTTGCGCTTCAACGCCTGAGGGAATCGCTGTCGGCGCGGCAGCGCCCGATTTCACCCTGCCCGCCGCCGATGGGCGACAGATCGCGCTGGCCGACTACCGGGGCCAGCCTGTCCTGTTGTTCTTTCACATGGCCATCGGCTGA
- the serS gene encoding serine--tRNA ligase, whose translation MLDITLIRERPEWVKAQIEKLNDPEALARVDRVLSLDQQRRTLLGQVEALKADRNRLNKAYGPFRGSRQIDEATKITTAAEIAAALASGDTARALALFASPVSSTALPVPADLNSAFAQLQEALGSLGNRAAELDEQVRAVETELDDLMLWLPNLPHESVPVGLSDADNVPHPLHGAIPEFDFEPKAHWDLGPALRIIDFERGVKLAGTRFYILAGMGARFHRALINWMLDYHHAHGRTELYTPFMVKEECMVGAGQFPKFRDVVYYDPEADLYMLPTAEVSVTNMYRDEILEETALPLRFIAHTPCFRKEKMSAGRDVRGIKRVHQFEKVEQYSFTTPEESYAELERIVGAAEELCGLLGLPYRRLEICTGDLGFSASKKYDVEVWAVGSQEWLEVSSCSNTEAFQARRANIKYRPASGGRPQFVHTLNGSGLALPRIVIALLENNQQADGSVVIPEVLRPYLGGQEVITPEG comes from the coding sequence ATGCTAGACATCACCCTCATTCGCGAACGTCCGGAGTGGGTCAAGGCCCAGATCGAAAAGCTCAACGACCCCGAAGCCCTGGCCCGCGTGGACCGCGTCCTGAGTCTTGATCAGCAACGCCGTACCCTGCTGGGACAGGTGGAGGCGCTCAAGGCCGATCGCAACCGGCTCAACAAAGCCTACGGCCCTTTTCGGGGGAGCAGGCAGATCGATGAGGCGACCAAGATCACGACAGCAGCGGAGATTGCGGCGGCGCTGGCCAGCGGCGATACGGCCCGTGCCCTGGCGTTGTTCGCCTCTCCGGTGAGCAGCACCGCTCTGCCTGTGCCGGCTGACCTGAACAGCGCCTTCGCTCAACTGCAGGAAGCGCTGGGCAGCCTGGGCAACCGCGCCGCCGAACTGGATGAACAGGTGCGCGCCGTGGAAACCGAGCTGGATGACCTGATGCTGTGGCTGCCTAACCTGCCCCATGAGTCCGTGCCGGTCGGCCTGAGCGATGCAGACAACGTCCCGCACCCGCTGCACGGGGCGATCCCGGAGTTCGACTTTGAGCCAAAAGCCCACTGGGACCTCGGCCCGGCGCTGAGAATCATCGACTTTGAGCGTGGTGTGAAGCTGGCCGGGACGCGCTTCTACATCCTGGCTGGCATGGGCGCCCGGTTCCACCGCGCCCTGATCAACTGGATGCTGGACTATCACCACGCCCATGGGCGGACGGAGTTGTATACGCCCTTCATGGTCAAAGAAGAATGCATGGTCGGGGCGGGGCAATTCCCCAAGTTCCGGGATGTCGTCTACTACGATCCAGAGGCCGATCTGTACATGCTGCCCACTGCCGAAGTCAGCGTGACCAACATGTACCGCGACGAAATCCTGGAGGAAACCGCCCTGCCGCTGCGCTTCATCGCCCATACACCATGCTTTCGCAAGGAGAAGATGAGCGCCGGGCGCGACGTGCGCGGCATCAAGCGCGTCCACCAGTTCGAGAAGGTGGAGCAGTACAGCTTCACCACGCCGGAAGAGAGCTACGCTGAACTGGAGCGAATCGTTGGAGCGGCGGAGGAGCTATGTGGTCTGCTGGGGCTGCCCTACCGCCGCCTGGAAATTTGCACCGGTGACCTGGGCTTCAGCGCCAGCAAAAAGTACGATGTGGAGGTCTGGGCGGTGGGCAGCCAGGAATGGCTGGAAGTCTCCAGTTGCTCCAACACGGAGGCGTTCCAGGCCCGTCGGGCCAACATCAAGTATCGCCCGGCGAGTGGCGGTAGGCCGCAGTTCGTGCACACCCTCAACGGTTCTGGGCTGGCCCTGCCGCGTATCGTGATCGCCCTGTTGGAGAACAACCAACAGGCCGACGGCTCGGTGGTCATTCCAGAAGTGCTGCGGCCATACCTGGGCGGGCAGGAGGTGATCACGCCCGAAGGGTAA
- a CDS encoding class I SAM-dependent methyltransferase, with translation MATESLEARRDSVRRAYATDEKLEVRRRTHDQYTVPRIDFAQWVLDCTAWRGDERVLDLGAGTGGYFAPVQARIPAGQLVAGDLSPGMIRRQQAEIASRGVLLVNLDAQALPFPAASFDVVLANHVLYHVADPDAALREIRRVLKPEGQLLAATNSTHNMPELDTLCRRALLLLTDFTSDAGVLAGAPDNFSLESGQRLLSRYFYAVARYDLPSMLVFPEPEPVLAYLESMRDLQEPLLPEGIAWDDFMGVMREQVTRLIAHTGKMTVHKLSGALVATQEGGFISEYMHLLRARNPA, from the coding sequence ATGGCCACCGAATCTCTTGAGGCACGGCGCGACTCCGTTCGCCGCGCTTATGCCACCGACGAAAAGCTGGAAGTGCGTCGCCGCACGCATGATCAGTATACCGTGCCCCGGATTGACTTCGCGCAGTGGGTGCTGGATTGCACCGCCTGGCGCGGCGACGAGCGCGTGCTCGACCTGGGGGCGGGGACGGGCGGCTATTTCGCCCCTGTTCAGGCACGCATCCCGGCGGGACAGCTGGTCGCAGGGGATCTGTCGCCGGGCATGATCCGCCGCCAGCAGGCCGAAATCGCTTCTCGCGGGGTGCTGCTGGTCAACCTGGATGCGCAGGCGTTGCCTTTTCCAGCGGCGAGCTTTGACGTGGTGCTGGCCAACCACGTGCTCTACCACGTGGCCGACCCCGACGCTGCTTTAAGGGAGATCCGGCGCGTGCTGAAGCCGGAAGGGCAGCTCCTGGCTGCGACCAATAGCACGCACAATATGCCGGAGCTTGACACGCTCTGCCGCCGCGCCCTGCTGCTCCTGACGGACTTCACCAGCGATGCAGGCGTGCTGGCAGGCGCTCCGGACAACTTCTCGCTGGAAAGCGGCCAGCGACTTCTGAGCCGCTATTTCTATGCCGTGGCCCGCTATGACCTGCCTTCGATGCTGGTGTTCCCGGAGCCAGAGCCGGTGCTGGCGTACCTGGAGAGCATGCGCGACCTGCAGGAGCCGTTGTTGCCGGAGGGCATTGCCTGGGACGATTTCATGGGCGTGATGCGCGAGCAGGTTACCCGCCTGATCGCCCATACGGGCAAGATGACTGTTCACAAGCTATCCGGCGCGCTGGTGGCAACGCAGGAAGGCGGCTTCATCAGCGAATATATGCATTTGCTGCGGGCGAGGAATCCGGCATAA
- a CDS encoding bifunctional nuclease family protein, which yields MVEVVIDSIRVSLMSQHRVVVLKDTTGERYLTIFIGPCEADAITIHLQSLQGGSRIARPMTHDLLKTVMETLGGQLKHIVINDLREEVYYAELHVEVDGTELRIDSRPSDAIALAVRAEVPIYVSESVMERAASTPDEEIPEAEEKVEPPPQEERGDDDLDIFADFVDTLDLDDLDED from the coding sequence ATGGTTGAAGTTGTCATTGATAGCATCCGTGTCAGTTTGATGTCCCAGCACCGGGTTGTGGTTCTGAAGGACACCACCGGCGAACGTTACCTGACCATCTTCATCGGCCCGTGCGAGGCAGACGCTATCACCATCCATCTGCAGTCGTTGCAGGGCGGCAGCCGTATCGCCCGCCCGATGACCCATGACCTGCTCAAAACGGTTATGGAAACGCTGGGCGGCCAGCTCAAGCACATCGTCATCAACGACCTGCGTGAAGAGGTGTACTACGCCGAGTTGCACGTGGAGGTCGACGGCACCGAGTTGCGCATTGACAGCCGCCCCAGCGACGCGATCGCCCTGGCCGTCCGGGCGGAGGTGCCGATCTATGTCTCGGAGAGCGTGATGGAGCGCGCCGCCAGCACCCCTGACGAGGAGATTCCGGAAGCGGAAGAAAAGGTTGAACCGCCTCCTCAGGAGGAGCGCGGCGATGATGACCTGGATATCTTCGCCGACTTTGTGGACACGCTCGACCTCGACGATCTGGATGAGGATTGA
- a CDS encoding CHRD domain-containing protein, whose amino-acid sequence MRVFVMGLAIVALIAAVGIAVAEGPRNYRAHLSGPEGIATLGQGEAIFQFSADGQTLSYRLIVANIEDVTMAHIHVAAAPGQAGPPAVWLYPPQPPAQLIPGRSQGPLGVGTATAANLVGPIMSGKTLADLRQAIEEGRAYVNVHTLAYPAGEINGVIR is encoded by the coding sequence ATGCGTGTTTTCGTGATGGGCCTGGCTATTGTGGCCCTGATCGCCGCTGTAGGCATAGCGGTTGCGGAAGGCCCGCGCAACTACCGCGCCCATCTCTCCGGCCCGGAGGGGATCGCTACCCTCGGCCAGGGCGAGGCGATCTTCCAGTTCAGCGCAGATGGGCAAACCCTCAGCTATCGCCTGATTGTCGCCAACATCGAAGATGTCACCATGGCCCATATCCATGTGGCGGCGGCGCCCGGTCAGGCTGGCCCGCCTGCTGTCTGGCTGTACCCGCCTCAGCCGCCGGCCCAGCTTATCCCTGGGCGTAGTCAGGGACCGCTGGGGGTGGGCACAGCAACCGCCGCCAACCTGGTCGGCCCGATTATGAGCGGTAAGACGCTGGCCGACCTGCGCCAGGCGATCGAGGAAGGCCGGGCCTACGTCAACGTGCATACCCTGGCTTATCCCGCTGGTGAGATTAACGGCGTCATCCGTTAA
- a CDS encoding formylglycine-generating enzyme family protein: MQAEQRLRLGVLGGAGLLLLIMLAGCQQAPAFIAADTRNADWTPQYADFAGLPMVRVPAGCFIMGRNDGPTEESPARRVCLTTFWIGQTEVTNAQYAACVEAEACTLPADPALFDNPALADHPVVNVTWEQAAAYAAWRGGTLPTEAQWEYAARGPQGYPYPWGFAEPDCRRVNYADCAGQTLAVGPDQRPEGASWVGALDMGGNVWEWTSDWFGARSYVDYDDGEIDPKGPGEGQLRVLRGGAWGEAADRLRATYRARHTPNAWNPARGFRIVIVGEPPPPTRSAG; the protein is encoded by the coding sequence ATGCAGGCTGAACAAAGACTCCGGCTCGGCGTGCTGGGCGGGGCCGGGCTGCTTCTGCTGATCATGCTGGCGGGTTGCCAGCAGGCGCCGGCGTTCATTGCCGCCGACACACGCAACGCCGACTGGACGCCCCAATATGCCGATTTCGCTGGCCTGCCGATGGTCCGGGTGCCAGCGGGGTGTTTTATCATGGGCCGCAATGACGGCCCCACTGAAGAATCCCCGGCGCGGCGGGTATGCCTGACCACCTTCTGGATCGGCCAGACCGAAGTCACCAACGCCCAGTATGCGGCCTGTGTGGAGGCTGAAGCCTGCACCCTGCCCGCCGACCCGGCCCTGTTTGATAATCCCGCCCTGGCCGATCATCCCGTAGTCAACGTGACCTGGGAGCAGGCGGCGGCGTACGCGGCCTGGCGCGGCGGTACGCTGCCGACCGAAGCCCAGTGGGAATATGCCGCCCGCGGACCGCAGGGCTACCCCTACCCCTGGGGCTTCGCTGAGCCAGACTGCAGGCGGGTCAATTACGCCGATTGCGCCGGGCAGACCTTGGCCGTCGGTCCCGATCAGCGCCCGGAGGGGGCTTCGTGGGTTGGCGCGCTGGATATGGGGGGCAATGTCTGGGAATGGACAAGCGACTGGTTTGGCGCCCGATCCTATGTGGACTATGACGATGGCGAAATTGATCCGAAAGGGCCGGGGGAAGGCCAGCTTCGCGTCCTGCGCGGCGGGGCCTGGGGAGAAGCGGCCGATCGTCTGCGGGCCACCTACCGTGCCCGGCACACGCCTAATGCGTGGAATCCCGCACGCGGCTTCAGGATCGTCATCGTGGGCGAACCACCGCCGCCCACCCGATCAGCCGGTTAG
- a CDS encoding DnaD domain protein yields the protein MTTEKFAGFPPGKTRLIRLPAAFFTDLLPKIDTAAELKLILFCFWALEQREGRYRYLRRADFEVPEVPAPLDDPEILALALARAIKREVLLTAIVEGASGPETIYFLNTANGRAAMKLIAAGHWRPGDADRPVELLPEPPSIYALYEANIGLLTPLIADELRDAEQTFPAEWIAEAMRIAVARNARNWRYIRAILERWEKEGKDDGSGTGAAAPRGDSEASRKRFVSGKYADIIES from the coding sequence ATGACTACCGAGAAGTTCGCCGGCTTCCCACCCGGCAAAACCCGCCTGATCCGGCTCCCGGCGGCTTTCTTCACCGACCTGCTTCCTAAGATCGACACCGCCGCCGAACTGAAGCTGATCCTGTTCTGCTTCTGGGCGCTGGAGCAGCGCGAGGGGCGTTACCGCTATCTGCGCCGCGCCGATTTCGAAGTCCCGGAGGTCCCGGCCCCGCTGGACGACCCGGAGATACTGGCCCTGGCCCTGGCCCGCGCCATCAAGCGCGAGGTGCTGCTGACGGCCATCGTCGAAGGCGCCAGCGGTCCGGAGACGATCTACTTCCTGAATACGGCCAACGGGCGGGCAGCTATGAAGCTGATCGCCGCCGGTCACTGGCGCCCCGGCGACGCCGATCGCCCGGTTGAATTATTGCCGGAGCCGCCCAGCATCTACGCACTGTACGAAGCCAACATCGGTCTGCTGACCCCGCTGATCGCCGATGAACTGCGCGACGCCGAACAGACCTTCCCCGCCGAATGGATCGCCGAGGCGATGCGTATTGCCGTCGCCCGCAACGCCCGCAACTGGCGCTATATCCGCGCGATCCTGGAACGGTGGGAGAAAGAGGGCAAAGATGACGGATCAGGAACGGGGGCCGCGGCCCCTCGCGGAGATTCTGAAGCAAGCCGTAAGCGGTTTGTCTCAGGCAAATACGCCGACATCATCGAAAGCTGA